The sequence GTTTACTCGAGTCAATAAAAGCAGGCTCGCGTTTTTTAATAACGTACTCAGTTAAACCTTTACCGATCCGTCTTTTCTCGGCTTTGTTACCGGTTTCGTCGACATGGTAAGGAAAATGAAGAAACTTTTTATCGTCAGACAGTAGCGCAACATAGAAGTTATCGGCGTGAATGAGCTTGCCAATTTGTCGGTGTAGTTGCCGGTAAAACGCGCCCATATCATCTGACGTATTCGTTAATTCAGAGATAGCGAATAATACTGATGTCTGCTGCTCTGCACGCTCTCGAATCGTAATTTCACTCATTAAGCTTTCGTTAACGTGTCGCAGCTCTGCCGTTTGATGCTCAATTTCACTTTGCATCAGGTCGCGCTGCTTCAAACGCTCCAACGCGTTGACAACGTGCTGAGAAACGAACATCAATAAGTCTTCGTCCGCACTGTCGTACCGAACATCTTCGTTATAGCTTTGGACCACCATTATCCCAATAGTCGCATTGCCATGCTTTAAAGGGACACCCAGCCAATCTTGTTGCTCAGCTCCTAGCCCTTCAATTTCGCCTTGTTCTATTAGACGCCGATAGACTTCTGGCGGGCAACGCAGTGGCTGTCCTTTTCGCAAAACGTAGCCAGTAAGGCCTTTACTTAACTGATCGATAGGAACTTGCTCAAAAATTGTGTCTTGGTCTATTTCATCGACAAAATAAACAAAGTCGACAATCTCTTGTTTCGCGTCATATAGGCAAATATAGAAGTTGCGAGCGTACATCAGCTCGCCAATAATTCCATGCAAGGAGCGGTAGAAATTATCCATTTCACGCGCGGAAGCCGCCAGCTCCGAAATACGGAACAGCGCCTTTTGGACCACTTCAGCGGAACGGTACTTTTGGGTCAGCCCCTTGAGTCTATCAACAACCTTTTTCAGGCGTTCATTTTCACTCTCTAGTTGCCGAACTTCCGTCTTGTTTACCTTTCCTTCTGTCATTTTTGCTTACCTGTAAGCACGACACTCCTTGCCAAGCACACTTAATCAACAGATGTTAATTTTTTTAACAGAGAGGTAGTATAGACAGTGGTCAGACGTTTGGAAAGATTTTGCGAAAAAATTTGAATATTCAGAGAAAAAATAATAGGAGATCACGTCAATTGACGTTAAAAAAGGTCGCAACAAGCGACCTTTTATGACATTTACAATAGAATTTTTGACTTAGATATCTTTCGTCATGTAGTCAATTGCGGCCTGAATTTCTTCTTCAGAGCAGTCACTGCAAGTGCCTTTGGGCGGCATCGCATTAAAACCTTCAACTGCATGCTTCAATACAGTATCCATACCCTGAGCCAGACGCTCTTCCCAGTCTGCCGCATTATTAATTTTCGGAGCACCCATAACGCCACTGGTATGGCATGCAGTACAGAACTTATCATAGACCTGCTGACCTGAACGTGGACCGCTGCTTTCTTCCGCCGCGCTGCTCTCACCAGCCACATAATGTTTACCGATAGGTTTAATACGCTCAGCAATCGCTTCGCGAGACATGTCGTCTTGTACTGACGCAGCGCTTACAGACAGCGCAAACAATAAAGACAAAGTACCTAAAACACTTTTTACAAAGAATGAATTCATAACTCTCACTGGTTTCTCCTAAAATGGCTGGTGTTCTTGCACGCCCAGTTAGTGGATGCGATTATAACCACAAATGCGCAAAGGATAAACACTTGGCTGAAATTGCCCGAAAAATTGCTCTTCTGGATCTGGATGCTTTCTTCGCATCGGCGGAAGAATTGCGTAACCCAGCGCTTAAACACCGCCCGTTTGCGGTCGGTGGCGGCGGCGAGCGGGGTGTGGTTGCCACAGCGAATTACCTGGCACGTCAATACGGCGTTCGCAGTGCCATGCCCGGCAGTCAGGCACGAAAACTGTGTCCTCAACTGACCTTCGTCAAACCCGATGGTGCGTATTACCGGGAATTGTCCAATCAAGTGCTCGATGTTCTTTATGAAGTAACACACCGGGTAGAGCCAGCCTCTATTGACGAATTCTATTTAGACCTTACTCACAACGAACTGTACCGGGGCAGTGCAACATTAACCATGAGTGCAGTAAGAGAGCGGATACAGTCATTAGGAATAACCGGATCAGCTGGCATTTCCAACCAGAAAATGGTTGCCAAAATTGCCAGCGAAGAGCGCAAACCCGATGGTCAGTTTGTGGTGCCTCCTGATAAGGTATTCGACTACATAGCCAAACTGAACCTGAAGCAAATACCCGGCGTCGGCCCTAAGAGTCAGCAAGTACTTACTAACTATGGGCTCATGACGGGAAGAGATATTCAGAATATAGAACTGCAACAACTTCAGGAAATACTGGGCGAAAAAGCTGGTTATGTATTGTTTGAGCGCTGCCATGGTCGCGACAAGCGGGAAGTCGTTACTGAGCGTATTCGAAAAAGTGTTGGCGTGGAGCAAACATTAACGTCAGACATGAAATTAGAGTCAACGGCACAAACTTACGTGCAGGAAAATTTACTGCCAAAACTTCGTGAACGCATGAAAGTAAAACACTGGCGTGAACAGCCCATACGAAGCCAAACACTTAAACTGAAATTCTCAGACTTTACTCAAACCACGGTTTCCAGAAGCACTCAGTTTGTGTCGCCCAGTTTGTTCTATGAGTTGCTGAGCGAAGCCTGGCAACGAGGCAAAGGGAAAGGGGTAAGGCTGTTAGGGATCAGTGCTGCATTACCTGATCCCAGTGAACAGCTGCAACTTGAGCTTGAGCTCGATTAGTCGCCTTTTACCGTAATGGTGATTTTCTTAGATACAACCGCTGGGTCGTGTGGTACGTGATTTTTGTCACCCAGGATAAGCTGCAAAGTGTGTTCGCCCGGCTCCAAAGTCACCATGGTTTCTGTTTGACCGCCACCAAAGTGAATCACGTCACCACCCATCGGTTTATTCATCGCCGGCAGTTCGTCTTTATCGATTAATAAGTGGTGATGCCCAGTATGTTTCACATCGACACCCGCTGGCGCAACCCCCATACCGTTCAAGCCAAATTTCACTTTGAAGGTTTTGCCAACCACTTCACCGTCTTGAGGTGAAATAATGTAAGCCTGTGCGTCGGCTGACGCTTCCGTTCTGTCCATTTGAGCGGCTTCAGCCGTTGCCAATACCGGCGTCCCTATCAGCGCAAGTGCGCCAATCATCCAAGCCTTATTCATAACCATAACTCCTTTATTTGATGTCTATCAATTCAGTTTAAACTGTGTCACCAATTCTTCCAAGCGCTCAAAGGCGCGGCTTAATTCTCCACACGCTCGCTGCGTATTGTTCAGGTTGGTGACGCTTTGCTCGTTCATACTACTGATATCCATAATGTCTTTGTCCAGAGTTTGGATCACTGACGTTTGTTGTTCTGTTGCTGATGCAACCGAGTGGTTCACCTCGTCAATTTGCGAAATAATAGCGTCGATTTCGCTCATATGCTCAGCCGACTCCTCCGCGCTCTGGACACAAGCGTCACTAATTTCACGGCTCTCTTCAATCACACTGACTGCTGACTTGGTGCCCTGTCGAACTTTCTCAATCATGTTTTCAACTTCGGCCGCCGAATCAGAGGTGCGCTGGGCT comes from Idiomarina sp. X4 and encodes:
- a CDS encoding c-type cytochrome, whose product is MRVMNSFFVKSVLGTLSLLFALSVSAASVQDDMSREAIAERIKPIGKHYVAGESSAAEESSGPRSGQQVYDKFCTACHTSGVMGAPKINNAADWEERLAQGMDTVLKHAVEGFNAMPPKGTCSDCSEEEIQAAIDYMTKDI
- the dinB gene encoding DNA polymerase IV, translated to MAEIARKIALLDLDAFFASAEELRNPALKHRPFAVGGGGERGVVATANYLARQYGVRSAMPGSQARKLCPQLTFVKPDGAYYRELSNQVLDVLYEVTHRVEPASIDEFYLDLTHNELYRGSATLTMSAVRERIQSLGITGSAGISNQKMVAKIASEERKPDGQFVVPPDKVFDYIAKLNLKQIPGVGPKSQQVLTNYGLMTGRDIQNIELQQLQEILGEKAGYVLFERCHGRDKREVVTERIRKSVGVEQTLTSDMKLESTAQTYVQENLLPKLRERMKVKHWREQPIRSQTLKLKFSDFTQTTVSRSTQFVSPSLFYELLSEAWQRGKGKGVRLLGISAALPDPSEQLQLELELD
- a CDS encoding DUF4399 domain-containing protein, coding for MNKAWMIGALALIGTPVLATAEAAQMDRTEASADAQAYIISPQDGEVVGKTFKVKFGLNGMGVAPAGVDVKHTGHHHLLIDKDELPAMNKPMGGDVIHFGGGQTETMVTLEPGEHTLQLILGDKNHVPHDPAVVSKKITITVKGD